One segment of Anatilimnocola aggregata DNA contains the following:
- a CDS encoding NAD(P)/FAD-dependent oxidoreductase has protein sequence MKLRTGKPYWLAVDCDARSIGSEALFSGDVRCSVVVLGGGITGALAAYRLTTQGVDVVLVDEREFGHGSSAASTGLLQYEVDTPLAELIDQVGEQNAVRAYRRGLTAIDEIEQLVGELELDCGFSRRESLYFASSIWHRSSLERECELRRQVGFDVEFLNREQLAEISTLQAAGAILSRGDAQIDPYRFTRELLRAAVRQGLRAYAKTKVVSVCEADSCVTLVTETGRIIADKIVYATGYATKPFLAGESAGKLHSTYAVISEPLGEVPGWPNQCLLWETARPYFYARRTDDGRALIGGGDTLFSNDHERDGLVDRKVEKLVERFQELFPGATFVPDYAWAGTFAETKDGLAYIGSPPDRPRAYFALGYGGNGITFSVIASQVITDLYFGRPNPDAEVFRFER, from the coding sequence GTGAAATTGCGCACTGGCAAACCATACTGGCTCGCAGTCGACTGCGACGCCCGTTCGATTGGAAGCGAGGCTCTATTCTCGGGTGATGTGCGCTGTAGCGTGGTCGTACTTGGGGGAGGGATTACCGGGGCGTTGGCTGCCTACCGACTTACGACGCAGGGGGTGGACGTCGTCTTAGTGGATGAGCGCGAATTTGGTCACGGCAGCAGCGCGGCCAGTACGGGATTATTGCAATATGAGGTCGATACGCCGTTAGCAGAATTGATCGACCAGGTTGGTGAGCAGAATGCAGTGCGCGCGTATCGTCGCGGGTTAACCGCGATTGATGAAATCGAACAACTGGTGGGGGAGCTCGAACTAGATTGCGGATTCTCGCGACGCGAGAGCCTCTATTTTGCCTCCAGCATTTGGCACCGCAGCAGTCTCGAACGCGAGTGCGAACTGCGCCGCCAGGTCGGTTTTGATGTCGAGTTTCTGAATCGCGAACAACTGGCTGAAATCTCGACACTTCAGGCCGCCGGAGCAATCTTGTCACGCGGCGATGCGCAAATCGATCCTTATCGCTTTACGCGCGAACTTCTGCGCGCGGCAGTCAGGCAAGGCTTGCGCGCTTATGCGAAAACCAAAGTGGTCAGTGTGTGTGAAGCAGATTCGTGCGTCACGCTCGTTACCGAAACGGGGCGAATCATAGCGGACAAGATTGTCTACGCCACCGGTTACGCGACGAAGCCCTTTCTAGCAGGGGAATCGGCCGGCAAATTGCATAGCACTTATGCCGTCATCAGCGAACCCTTGGGAGAGGTTCCCGGCTGGCCCAACCAATGCCTGCTCTGGGAGACCGCACGCCCCTATTTTTATGCTCGGCGTACTGATGATGGCCGCGCGCTCATCGGCGGTGGCGACACCCTCTTCTCGAACGATCATGAGCGCGATGGCTTAGTAGACCGAAAGGTTGAGAAGTTAGTGGAACGTTTTCAAGAACTGTTTCCCGGGGCAACATTTGTTCCGGATTATGCCTGGGCGGGAACCTTTGCCGAAACGAAGGACGGACTTGCCTACATCGGCTCACCGCCCGATCGGCCGCGCGCTTACTTCGCCCTCGGCTACGGCGGAAATGGCATCACGTTTAGTGTGATTGCTTCGCAGGTGATTACCGATCTCTACTTCGGCCGACCGAACCCAGATGCAGAAGTGTTTCGCTTTGAGCGGTAG
- a CDS encoding SDR family NAD(P)-dependent oxidoreductase, whose amino-acid sequence MDLKLTGDTALVVGGASGIGLAIARAFAREGSNVLLWDRSAETPARAAELATESSTTCLGQIVDATDFVQVKKTAAEINASFGQIQHVVYAAGMGSGKFGFPFWKLEPSDWDRVLRVNLLGAVNVAHALAPGMAERQQGTFLFISSVAGQIGSQTDPPYSAAKAGLINFAQAAAKDLAPHNVRVNTICPGMIQTPLNRAVWQAWNDQQPADAKRAYDDWAGEKVRSVIPLKRWQTPDDIAAYAVFLASYQAQNITGQTLNVDGGWVMHW is encoded by the coding sequence ATGGATTTGAAACTAACGGGAGACACCGCGCTCGTGGTGGGTGGAGCGAGCGGCATAGGGCTGGCCATCGCCCGCGCCTTTGCCCGCGAAGGAAGCAATGTGCTGCTTTGGGACCGCAGCGCCGAAACACCGGCTCGCGCGGCGGAACTGGCGACCGAATCGAGCACGACTTGCCTGGGACAGATTGTGGATGCCACTGACTTTGTGCAAGTGAAAAAAACAGCAGCTGAGATCAACGCTTCATTCGGCCAGATCCAGCATGTTGTCTACGCAGCGGGGATGGGTTCGGGTAAATTCGGATTTCCGTTTTGGAAGTTAGAGCCGAGCGACTGGGACCGGGTGCTGCGAGTGAACTTGCTCGGAGCCGTGAATGTCGCCCATGCCCTCGCGCCCGGTATGGCGGAGCGGCAGCAAGGGACTTTTCTTTTCATTTCGTCGGTCGCCGGGCAAATTGGTTCCCAGACCGACCCACCCTACTCGGCCGCCAAAGCAGGGTTGATTAACTTTGCCCAGGCTGCTGCCAAGGATCTTGCGCCCCATAACGTGCGAGTGAATACCATCTGTCCCGGCATGATTCAAACACCACTCAACCGTGCCGTCTGGCAGGCCTGGAACGACCAGCAGCCAGCAGATGCCAAACGGGCGTACGATGATTGGGCCGGCGAGAAGGTCCGCAGCGTAATTCCGCTCAAACGCTGGCAGACTCCCGATGACATCGCCGCCTATGCCGTCTTTCTCGCCTCCTATCAGGCCCAGAACATCACGGGGCAAACACTCAACGTCGATGGCGGCTGGGTAATGCACTGGTGA
- the nth gene encoding endonuclease III, whose amino-acid sequence MTPPPVAQTKRQAAKVVKALAQGYPNAECALVHDSPFQLLIATILSAQCTDERVNIVTKGLFAQCSTPQAIVDLPIAKLEKAIQSAGFFRMKAKNIKGCCQQLAEKHGGEVPRTLEELVQLPGVGRKTANVVLGTSFGIPSGIVVDTHVTRLTNRLGLTTNQDAVKIEKDLMPIVPKKDWIDFSHRLIHHGRRICKARKPLCNDCLMLKFCPQVGVEQIGAKKEE is encoded by the coding sequence ATGACTCCGCCCCCCGTCGCCCAAACCAAACGCCAGGCCGCCAAAGTGGTGAAGGCCCTTGCGCAGGGATATCCCAACGCCGAATGCGCACTCGTTCACGATAGCCCATTCCAACTCCTCATCGCGACGATCCTCTCGGCTCAATGTACCGACGAGCGCGTGAACATTGTGACCAAGGGACTGTTCGCTCAGTGTTCCACGCCGCAGGCGATCGTCGATTTGCCCATCGCCAAGCTGGAGAAAGCTATTCAAAGCGCCGGCTTCTTTCGGATGAAGGCGAAGAACATCAAGGGCTGTTGTCAGCAGTTGGCCGAGAAACACGGCGGCGAAGTTCCGCGTACGCTCGAAGAACTGGTGCAACTCCCCGGCGTCGGGCGCAAGACCGCCAACGTTGTCCTGGGCACGTCATTCGGCATTCCGTCGGGCATCGTCGTCGATACCCACGTCACGCGACTGACCAATCGCTTGGGCCTGACTACCAACCAAGACGCCGTGAAGATCGAAAAAGATCTGATGCCAATCGTGCCAAAGAAAGATTGGATCGATTTCTCGCATCGGTTAATCCACCACGGCCGCCGCATCTGCAAGGCTCGCAAACCGTTGTGCAACGACTGCCTGATGCTCAAGTTTTGTCCGCAGGTTGGCGTCGAACAGATCGGCGCGAAAAAGGAAGAATGA
- a CDS encoding DedA family protein, whose amino-acid sequence MQQIIDFFLHIDDELIKITADYGVWTYGILFAIIFVETGLVIMPFLPGDSLLFAAGAIAANPDSGLNVGIVCLLLSIAAVLGDTVNYHIGRYLGPKVLSGKLSRWLNPKHLEKTQEFFATYGPKTIVIARFVPIVRTFAPFVAGVGQMDYRRFLIYNVAGGIFWVLSMTFAGYWFGRIEWVSKNFEVVVLAIIFVSILPAIVEFIRHRYFAPRVAKMEVPAVPTTDCAKDKA is encoded by the coding sequence GTGCAGCAGATCATCGACTTCTTCTTACATATTGATGATGAACTGATCAAAATCACAGCCGACTATGGCGTGTGGACTTATGGTATTCTGTTCGCCATCATCTTCGTCGAAACCGGCCTCGTCATTATGCCGTTCCTGCCGGGCGACTCCTTGCTGTTTGCCGCCGGTGCCATTGCAGCCAACCCAGACTCAGGACTGAACGTCGGCATCGTCTGCCTGTTGCTTTCCATCGCCGCGGTTCTGGGCGACACGGTGAACTACCACATTGGTCGCTACTTGGGGCCGAAGGTTCTCAGCGGCAAACTCTCGCGCTGGCTCAATCCCAAGCACTTAGAAAAGACACAAGAGTTCTTTGCGACCTACGGACCAAAGACCATCGTCATCGCCCGCTTTGTTCCGATCGTGCGAACGTTCGCCCCGTTCGTCGCCGGCGTGGGGCAAATGGATTATCGCCGCTTCTTAATCTACAACGTCGCAGGCGGAATCTTTTGGGTCCTGAGTATGACCTTTGCGGGCTACTGGTTTGGCCGCATCGAATGGGTCAGCAAGAATTTCGAGGTGGTCGTCCTGGCAATTATCTTTGTCTCGATATTGCCTGCGATCGTCGAATTCATTCGCCACCGCTACTTCGCGCCCCGCGTGGCGAAGATGGAAGTCCCGGCCGTGCCGACTACGGATTGCGCGAAAGATAAAGCGTGA
- a CDS encoding Uma2 family endonuclease, whose amino-acid sequence MSTSFPIPLPSSEGLTSVGTLGELANRFGDLPLTRICFSPLPGLATGEDLLRLRAEQGKRFELVDGTLIEKAMGAYEGLLASWLVTQLHIYLTTNPIGIAFGDGTPLQLAPKLIRLPDCGFIALDRLPGGEFPIDSPTPHIVPNLAVEVVSVTNTRGEMEAKMAEYFGHGVQEVWYLYPRTRQLFQFTPGTQFRVIEIDESITTELLPGFSLSMKCLFSPPGRPKL is encoded by the coding sequence ATGAGCACATCATTTCCAATTCCGCTTCCCTCCAGCGAGGGCCTGACCTCGGTCGGCACACTCGGGGAACTGGCAAATCGATTCGGTGATTTGCCACTGACGAGAATTTGTTTCTCACCGCTACCTGGTCTGGCCACCGGAGAGGACTTGCTTCGACTTCGTGCTGAGCAAGGTAAACGCTTTGAACTTGTTGACGGTACTCTCATTGAGAAGGCTATGGGTGCATACGAAGGATTGTTGGCGAGTTGGCTGGTCACGCAATTGCATATCTACCTGACGACGAATCCGATCGGAATTGCTTTCGGCGATGGCACTCCTTTGCAGCTCGCACCCAAGTTGATTCGCCTTCCCGACTGCGGATTTATTGCCTTGGATCGCCTGCCGGGTGGCGAGTTTCCAATTGACTCTCCTACTCCACATATCGTACCCAATCTGGCCGTCGAAGTAGTAAGCGTCACCAATACGCGAGGCGAAATGGAAGCTAAAATGGCCGAGTATTTTGGCCACGGCGTACAAGAAGTGTGGTACCTTTACCCCAGAACCAGGCAATTATTTCAGTTCACTCCGGGTACACAATTTCGAGTAATCGAGATTGACGAATCGATAACAACGGAGCTCCTGCCGGGGTTTTCGCTAAGCATGAAATGCCTCTTCAGTCCTCCTGGCAGACCCAAGCTGTAA
- a CDS encoding tetratricopeptide repeat protein: MNKSLLLLAMLLVAPVASPLMPIIARAQQPNDAFPSVAAAIRALGADEFQTRELASRYLWYAGAAAQKDLELAIKHDDPEVRLRASLVLRKVRLGITPDTPAETQQLINRFYDGDRNGRQQVISELRQKGSYTTLFALLQGETDAASRQLFFSTMQADMQRLAPQMVASSDWSLLEQWLDLGKATEAGQVHFITYALLRGKLNEEIKRVEDELEKRRDDSALVNRLALMYRAGGNDKKALEVIQRGPSDAKLVVAMYREQMQWDQARASISPLPNKVPRDTMADSALQAALARLSGKATDSLEATQAFSKLVKTEDVWFGAKTLLLNERPQLALDLLKDGLQPMAFDLLSQLQQHQEALDLAGIKDDTSFNQAWLNGLTGQQPVRTSRSVDRFTYAVSIAAQLRMLGKKQQYDDLRALLESTATLDDQRGQYWHQLARLERQPGRQQELLHLYGRGVAQNPQSVWSQLFGKKFARAQTWWEALDADVRWQDPQERLNAVAVSMQPATFARHVEVDWPAVEKHVSAKADNLGTAAAVRVRLHAALAEAWAARSDKLRAEEHWKAAVAADPTTATDYGDVLLAEQRWNEAATQYQRAYELNQGNSLALFLQSVALIRAGKEAEGKKLQSTASLMALDTNARYLLATALQDRNLRAEALEQWQLLRRTGGPDHSYVMIANQHLGNLIAEKEPLAAADHWEQLRFHLLKPALNLVEQSGYLNLAVSLHRTRARGLLSAGDKAKALEELAICEAMLPGHIKLVEDFTAPLRKAGMEQEADALFERTYQVYQQGVKQFPESAALHNQAAWTAAIAGRRLDEALAFAQNAVKLAPESAAYADTLAEVHFARGDREQALTWARKAASLAPETKAYDERLQSFSTRELPAGSR; encoded by the coding sequence ATGAACAAGTCGCTGCTGCTACTGGCGATGCTTCTGGTCGCGCCGGTGGCCAGCCCGTTGATGCCAATAATTGCCCGAGCTCAGCAACCCAACGACGCGTTCCCGTCGGTGGCAGCAGCCATTCGAGCGCTCGGTGCCGATGAGTTTCAGACTCGCGAATTGGCCAGCCGCTATCTGTGGTACGCGGGTGCCGCCGCGCAGAAAGATCTCGAGCTCGCAATTAAGCACGACGATCCCGAAGTTCGCCTGCGCGCCTCGTTGGTCCTTCGCAAAGTCCGTCTGGGAATTACGCCCGATACTCCGGCAGAAACCCAGCAACTAATCAACCGTTTTTACGACGGTGACCGCAATGGCCGGCAGCAAGTCATTAGCGAGTTACGACAAAAGGGTTCTTACACAACCCTTTTTGCGCTGCTGCAAGGCGAGACCGACGCAGCCAGTCGGCAACTTTTTTTCAGCACGATGCAAGCCGATATGCAGCGCCTCGCGCCACAGATGGTGGCCAGTAGCGATTGGTCGCTGCTCGAGCAATGGCTCGACCTGGGCAAGGCCACCGAAGCCGGACAGGTCCATTTCATCACCTATGCGTTATTGCGCGGCAAGTTGAACGAGGAAATTAAGCGAGTCGAAGACGAATTGGAAAAGAGAAGAGATGATTCGGCACTCGTGAATCGACTGGCACTCATGTATCGCGCCGGGGGGAATGATAAGAAGGCGCTCGAAGTGATCCAGCGCGGGCCCAGCGATGCAAAATTGGTCGTGGCCATGTATCGCGAGCAAATGCAATGGGACCAAGCGCGGGCGAGTATCTCGCCACTCCCGAACAAAGTTCCGCGTGACACAATGGCCGACAGCGCCTTGCAAGCAGCCTTGGCCCGTTTGAGCGGCAAGGCCACAGACTCCCTCGAGGCAACACAAGCCTTTTCAAAGCTTGTCAAGACCGAAGACGTTTGGTTCGGTGCCAAGACACTGCTCTTGAATGAACGACCGCAACTAGCGCTCGACTTGCTGAAAGATGGTCTGCAGCCGATGGCTTTCGATTTGTTGTCACAGCTTCAGCAGCATCAAGAGGCCTTGGACCTGGCTGGAATCAAGGATGACACCAGTTTCAATCAAGCTTGGCTGAACGGGCTCACCGGGCAGCAGCCTGTCCGCACCAGCCGCTCGGTTGATCGCTTCACTTATGCAGTCAGCATCGCGGCGCAATTGCGAATGCTCGGTAAAAAGCAGCAGTACGATGATCTACGTGCCCTACTAGAGTCGACCGCCACCCTCGACGATCAGCGGGGGCAGTACTGGCATCAACTGGCGAGATTAGAACGACAACCAGGACGGCAGCAGGAACTGCTGCATTTGTACGGTCGCGGCGTAGCTCAGAATCCCCAGAGTGTTTGGTCGCAGCTATTCGGCAAGAAGTTTGCCCGCGCTCAAACGTGGTGGGAAGCTTTGGATGCAGATGTGAGATGGCAGGATCCACAGGAGCGATTGAATGCAGTGGCAGTCTCCATGCAGCCGGCGACCTTTGCGCGTCATGTTGAAGTCGATTGGCCAGCAGTTGAGAAGCACGTCAGTGCCAAGGCGGATAATCTGGGCACTGCGGCAGCAGTTCGTGTACGGCTGCATGCTGCCCTTGCCGAGGCCTGGGCCGCGCGCAGCGACAAGCTGCGTGCCGAAGAACACTGGAAAGCAGCCGTCGCGGCCGATCCCACAACGGCTACCGATTACGGTGACGTGCTACTCGCCGAGCAACGTTGGAACGAAGCAGCGACTCAGTATCAGCGGGCCTACGAACTGAATCAGGGGAATTCGCTTGCACTTTTTTTGCAGAGTGTCGCCTTGATACGGGCTGGGAAGGAAGCCGAAGGGAAAAAGTTACAGTCGACGGCAAGCCTGATGGCCCTCGATACCAACGCTCGCTATCTCCTGGCCACCGCTCTGCAAGATCGTAACCTGCGAGCGGAAGCTCTGGAGCAGTGGCAGCTATTGCGAAGGACAGGCGGTCCCGACCATTCGTACGTGATGATTGCCAATCAGCACTTGGGCAACCTCATCGCCGAGAAAGAGCCGCTGGCTGCCGCCGATCATTGGGAGCAACTCCGCTTTCACTTGCTCAAACCTGCCCTAAATCTGGTCGAGCAATCTGGCTATTTAAATCTGGCTGTGTCGCTGCACCGGACGCGAGCCCGCGGCCTGCTTTCGGCAGGTGACAAGGCTAAAGCGCTCGAGGAGTTGGCCATTTGCGAGGCCATGCTGCCGGGACATATCAAATTGGTCGAAGACTTTACTGCCCCACTCCGGAAGGCCGGAATGGAGCAAGAGGCAGATGCGTTGTTTGAACGGACGTATCAGGTCTATCAGCAGGGAGTGAAGCAGTTTCCCGAGAGTGCGGCCCTGCACAACCAGGCGGCGTGGACTGCGGCAATTGCCGGACGCCGCTTGGACGAAGCATTGGCCTTTGCCCAGAATGCGGTCAAACTGGCCCCCGAGAGTGCGGCCTATGCGGATACGCTTGCCGAAGTTCACTTCGCCCGTGGCGATCGTGAGCAAGCATTAACCTGGGCACGTAAGGCGGCGTCGCTTGCGCCCGAAACAAAAGCATACGATGAACGGCTGCAGAGTTTTTCCACCCGAGAGTTGCCGGCTGGTAGTCGCTGA